caatcaaaagttttttttacataggctataatactctctctctctctctctctctctctctctctctctctctctctctctctctctctctcaccggtaaTTATAATTTAACCAGATCAAACCATTTTTATCTACACCCACTCTTTTTACCTCTTTCCCATTATAGCCTTCAAGGCAATCAAAAGTTTATTACATAGgcgataatactctctctctctctctctctctctctctctctctctctctctctctctctctctctctcaacggtaaTTATAATTTAACCAGATCATACCATTTTTATTTAGACCCACTCTTTTTACCTCTTTCCCATTATAGCCTTTAAGGCAATCAAAAGTTTTTTACATAggctataatactctctctctctctctctctctctctctctctctctctctggatattctaacaactagtaagaaaaagaaatggacatgggcaggacatataatgagaatgacagataatagatggaaattaagaataactgaatagatacctagagattgcaaaagaagcagaggaaggaagagaagacgatggactgacgagctaaaaaaaagtgtgctggtgtgaactggcatagaaagaccacaaactgaCGCAAATAggacccgcacacacacacacacacacacacacacacacacacacacacatatatatatatatatatatatatatatatatatatatatatatatatatatatatatataaacacaacaaatgcagccgtttctagtccagtgcaggacataGTCCTCAGACGTCCTTATTCAGGTCTagagtttgaccattttcatcacacGAGCCACTGTGGTTTGGTGTCGGTGGGAGATTTatgtctcatcgctcacagcacaccaacctagtatgggtggccttaaatatacagctttgctgatcatggcaatacacaaaccctttcaccacattaagcgatacccactcagaaagggatatatatatatatatatatatatatatatatatatatatatatatatatatatatgtgtgtgtgtgtgtgtgtgtgtgtgtgtgtgtgtgtgtgtgtatgtatgtatgtatgtatgtatgtatgtgtacactaaatgttAGGCTGCAAATAAGAGAAAACATGTCACACGTCAATACTTAATGATAAGGAAGAAAACTAGCACAGgaacatttacatataaaaattaataataaaaaaaaaaccaccaacaTTAATCACCCAATACATTCTTCTCACAATGTACaataatatatgcataaattttaTGAAGTTAATCATTTATCAACGctagaaaaaaataatacaaaaccaAACGCAAGGAATTGCACCACTTGGTGTATTTGTTTCAAACAATGCAGATAGGGGAGTTAGTTCCTCCCAGATTCCGCAGAGACACTGCATCTGTCGTAAGTATCAGTTCTTTGCCATTGTTTCGCTTCTAATTTATTATACCATTGTATTTCCTCATGCTTATGTCCTTTATCTCTGTTGGTATAGTGCAAGGAATTAGAGTAAAGTGATAACAGAATGGGGAAAAGAGTATAAAACGAATAACAAGAAAAAGAACGAAGCCGGGTGAAACGAAGCGAAGTGTTTTGGTCATCTGTTCGTTTGCGTCAGAGGGATAAGTTGCCAATTACGGTATTTCGAAATACAATTGAAACGTTTAAGGAAATATACTAACAGTGATAAACGTTTAGAATATTGGTTTGTGGAAAATATATTGATGGTAATAAACGTTTAGAATATTGGGTTTACTAAAGAAATATGCTTAAACAACGAAGCCGGGAGAGACGAATCAGACGAAGTGTTTTGGTTATCTGTTTGCATACGTGGGTTGAATAAGATGCCAGATACGGTATTTTGAAATACGATTAAAACATTTTAGGAAATATATTGACGGTGATAAACGTTTACAATATTGGTTTTACGAACGAAATGCGTAAATAACGAAGCCAGGAATGACGAATCAGACGAAGTGTTTTGGTTATCAGTTCGCTTACGTGAGTTGAATAAGATGCCAGATACGGTATTTTGAAATACGATTAAAACGTTTTGGGAAATATATTAACGGTGATAAACGTTTCGAATATAGTTTTTTACTAAAGAAATGCAGTAAATGACAATGTTAAACTTCAATTCTACATCAACTGTTTCTTTCTGAATTGTCTCTTTGACATATTTCTGTTTTCGATCTGTGATTAGCCAATGAAATCAACGGTTTGCTACCCGTTTTAATCGTTATTCAGATCATAGAGGATTTTCTCATATACCATTTTGCAGTGAACTATGAATAGTATACAAATTTAGTATCATTAGGCCTTAATATCAAACAAATCTGtaataaattttagatatttaaCGCTTGATAAGAGCATAATTTTACTGAacgaattatcattatcattattattacttgctaggctacaaccctagttggaaaagcacgatgctataagcccaggggctccaacagggaaaatagcccagtgagaaaaggaagcaagaaaaaataaaatatcttacgaacagtaacaacattgaaatagatatttcttaaaggaactataaaaactttaacaaaaccagaggaagagaaataagatagaatagtgtgcccgagtgtaccctcaagcaagagatctctaacccaaaacagtggaagaccatggtacaaaggttatggcactacccaagactacctcttcctagaagagctgcttaccatagctaaagagtctcttctacccttaccaagagaaagtagccactgaacaattacagtgcagtagttaaccccttgggcgaaggagAATTGTTAGATaatcagtgtcgtcaggtgtatgaggacagaggagaagctgtaaagaataggccagactattcggtgtatgtgtaggcaaagggaaagtgaaccgtaaccagaaagaaggatccaatgtagtactatctgcccagtcaaaagaccccattactctctggcggtagtatctcaacgggcggctggtgccttggccaacctactatcgcCAAAATAAACctagttaattttttcttttttgtgtataaAAACTATACTGACACCATTCTTTTCTttcctattatgattattattattattactagctaaattacaaccctagttggaaaagtgggatactAGGCCTATAAGTTCAAGGCCTCTAATGAATGAATAGGCCTAGTTAATTctcttttgtataaaaattatactGATACCACCCTTCCCTACAGGACTTAAGTTACACCATGGCTGAGGAAATTTGGGACCCGGAGGTGGTGAGGCCCTATCTAGAGGCAGCCTCAAAAGCTTCGCCTCCAGCAGAAGTCACCCTGGAGAAATTCAAAGAAGCAAGTTACAAGTTCAACATCCCATTTCCTGTCAACACGGCCAGAATATCGATTTTAATCAAGGTGAGAGAAAGTGAAGTAGTCTTACTTCGtagatttaatttattattattactagctaagctacaaccctagttggaaaagattgaTGCTACAGGTGCATTGGCTCTAAATATAACCCAGtgaagctataactctagttggaaacagGATGACATTAGCCCAAGGGCTTAACACGGGAGAACAGACcagtgaagctacaaccctagttggaaaagcaggatgctataaggccaagggctccaaccgggcaAAATAagcctagttttaaaagcaggatggtataaggccaagggccccaacagggaaaaacagcccaatgaagctacaaccctagttggaaaagcaggatgctataaggccaagggctccaaccgggcaAAATAagcctagttttaaaagcaggatggtataaggccaagggccccaacagggaaaaacagcccaatgaagctacaactctagttggaaaagcaggatgctataaggccaagggctccaacaaggcaaaataagcctagttttaaaagcaggatggtataaggtcaagggccccaacagggaaaaacagcccagtgaagctacaactctagttggaaaagcaggatgctataaaccctagggctccaacagggaaaaatagccaagtgaagttacaaccctagttggaaaagcaggatgctataagaccaagggccccaacagggaaaaataccccagtgaagctataactctagctggaaaggtaggatgctatgagccctataaggactccaactggaaaaaatagctcagtgaaactacaatcctagttagaacatgagaaaagcaggatgctagaagctaaagggctccaacagggaaaaatagcccagtgaagctacaatcctagttagaacaTGAAAAAGCAGGATataggataaaatagcccagtgaagctacaatcctagttagaacacgaaaaagcaggatgctagaagctaaagggctccaacagggaaaagtagctcagtgaagtTAAAATCCTAGTTAGagcatggaaaagcaggatgctagaagctaaagggctccaacaaggaaaaatagctcagagaggaaaggaaaaataatgaataatgaatatactgtagaatatcTTACGATCAaagaacgttaaaatagatctgtcttgAATTCGAAGTATAAATTCCATATACTTTATTGACTCCAGTTACTAGTAAACATTAGTTTATTGGCCCTACTCTGACTGTTACTTTCTTCCTACAGCAAGGTAAAAACCAGGCCAAACTCACTGAACACATCAACTCCACGCATCCAGTCATTCATGAAAACTGTGTACCGTTTCTGGCTGCTTTTCTACACTTCAAGAAAAATCATGGAACTACTGTAGAGAAGTAAGTTGTCACTCATTGTATTGTGACACAGTGAAgcagttctttttttcttttttttggctttTGAACATGTTCAACattccatcattatatatatatatatatatatgtatgtatatatatacatatatatatatatgtatgtatgtatgtatatatatacatatatatatatatatatatatatatatatatatatgtatatatatatatatacatacatacatacatatatatatatatatatatatatatatatatatatatatatatgtatatatatatatacatacatatatatatatatatatatatatatatatgtatatatatatacatacatatatatatatatatatatatatatgtgtgtgtgtgtgtgtgtgtgtttgtaaaaaatTTTTATATTGTGAAATGCTTAGTGATTGGTTAGTTAACAAATAAACCTGAGGGTAAATGCTGCAAATGTGGTGATGTTATCAGACATGAATGCATATCCGAGTTGATGGAGTGTGTATTTTGTCGATTTATTAAATGTAGAGGAAATATTAGGGGTAGACCTAAGGGTGAGGAATGTGGAGGTACTTGGAAGTAGTGGAAAGGTTAACACTGAGGGAAAGAATGATCAGAGTATTTAAATATGGTTTGGTTATGTGGAGAGAATGGATGACAGTTGgccaatgaaaataatatataattcagGAGGTCTATAGAAAAAGATTCTTGATTGCAGGGAAGTTAATGGTGTATGGCGGGCTCGACGAGCTGTTGATCTTGTGTTGTGGATATTTTACTGCACACGGATTTCATCATTgactaaatattaaaagaaaaaaggggCTGGTGACTATTATGCTGTTCTCAGTAGCTAAACAATTTTAATAGCATTTCTATACCAAATACCACTTGGATGTGATATCTCGATtaaaattattttcgttttcttggTATAATTTTCAGGTCACTTTACCAGGAGATGGATCTTATCAGCTTTGTTGATCGTCTTCTGTGCAAGAGGCCTGTAACATTCTTTGCTAAGAATGATCAGTATTTATTGAGAGACAGAACCAGAGGAAGCGGCGGGTTTGAAAAAATTGGTACGAACGAAGAACGTCCACCTCTCTGCCTGAAGGATTATCTAAGTTACGATGAAATCAAAGTCTCCGCATTGGTCTCTGTATCTTCAGAGTCTTCCTTCATTAATAATGGTAGTCGTAGGAATAAAGGAGTTCCGGGAAACCCAGGTACCTTCCAGGAAGATGGGGTCATTGTTGGAATGGTTGGGGCTAGGCTTAAAAAAGTTGGGTTCATGGAATGGCAGGACTGTATGGTTACAGGAAAACAGAACCGCAAAGAACTTGGGTATGGCTCTCTAGATGGGCCACCTCGTCTTCAACACATCTGGTCTCGCTTGTGGGGATCACCTCTCCCGGAATGGAGAAGCGTAACCCCAGGTGACGAAAAGTTTCTCGAAGTGGACAAGAACTATTTGAACATCGAAGTCTATAAGAAAAGAATGCAGTTGGGAGCAGAGACACTGCTGGCTGAAGCTAAGTCACGGGCCAGAGCAAAGGGTCAGCAGGCTTACATTCATGTTGTAGGCCTTGGCTTGGGCGTATGGAGAGCTAGTCACGAACAAGATGCCATGTTCGTAGATGCCTGGGGAGATGCCCTCAAAGTTATGGATACAACTGACATTGCACATGTAGATTTCAGTTGGATTGGAGCCACAACATGCTTAGGAGTTGGTGATGGGGAAATATTTCCTGGAACCCAGGTGGTTATCCACTTCTCCAAGAGGTCACTCCATGATCCAGTACCTTCTGGAACTTTATTAGTGGTAAACTATGCTTGGGATGGCAATTCTCTGCCTGGCAATGAATACTGGATTGGGAAACTGGCTAGCACTGGAGATGGTGCTGCCGCGTGCTCTTCTGGTGTGGCAGAGTTGCACAATGTGCATATCAATAGTAATGTCTGTGGTACAAATTTGCATGTTGCTGGTTCTTTTGGCATAATGCACATTGGTAAGTATTCGGAAAAATATCTATCACAGGGTGACTTATTCCAGGCAAGCAAGAAATTAAAATGTTGATTGTGTACAACTTtagtattttcaaattattttagacAATGGAGCTTCAATTTAAAACTTTAGTGATCAAAACTTCAAGCACGTTTCAAAACTACTGTGATTAATTGTGGCTGTTTTCATTATCCTTACTGTACTTCAGCACACTGGAGATTTAGCTAACCTATATTTTTGAAATTTACTGTATCTTTAGAAAAATGTTGTGATAAATACTGAGgcctttatttttctaaaataaaatttgtAACGTAAAAGTCATAATAAAGTTCCTTTAAGCACAAAACGAAATATCTAATATCCTGTAATACcataaagaaaatttcttcaaaaacataaaaattatgttttttacaATTCATATGGATCAATCACTGCTTCATTCCACATGGGGGAAAATTGAAAATTATACTTTTGTCTTTTAAAGTACTGCAATGCATACAAAGAATCctcattgaaggtttaaaggtcgctcttaaatgccagaggcaagggactggaaaatgcccttgaaactgaccatatacagaaGGTCCCCAACattcaaacattcgacttacaaacattcgacataCAAATATTCGACtaacaaacattcaacttacaaacattcgactaacaaacattcgacttacaaacattcgactaacaaacattcgactcacaaaaagcaacttacaaacattcgacttataaacattcgacttataaacattcGACTTATAAAAATTTGACTTACTTATAAACATTCGactaacaaacattcgacttataaacattcGACTTATAAAAATTTGACTTACTTATAAACATTCGactaacaaacattcgacttataaacattcgactaacaaacattcgacttataaacaagcgactaacaaacattcgactcacaaaaagcaacttacaaacattcgactaacaaaaattcgacttataaacattcgacttataaacattTGACTTACTTATAAACATTCGACTAACAAACATTCGACTAATAAACATTCGACTTATAAAAATTTGACTTACTTATaaacattcgacttataaacaagcgacttataaacattcgacttac
The DNA window shown above is from Palaemon carinicauda isolate YSFRI2023 chromosome 37, ASM3689809v2, whole genome shotgun sequence and carries:
- the LOC137629788 gene encoding uncharacterized protein isoform X1, whose product is MQIGELVPPRFRRDTASVDLSYTMAEEIWDPEVVRPYLEAASKASPPAEVTLEKFKEASYKFNIPFPVNTARISILIKQGKNQAKLTEHINSTHPVIHENCVPFLAAFLHFKKNHGTTVEKSLYQEMDLISFVDRLLCKRPVTFFAKNDQYLLRDRTRGSGGFEKIGTNEERPPLCLKDYLSYDEIKVSALVSVSSESSFINNGSRRNKGVPGNPGTFQEDGVIVGMVGARLKKVGFMEWQDCMVTGKQNRKELGYGSLDGPPRLQHIWSRLWGSPLPEWRSVTPGDEKFLEVDKNYLNIEVYKKRMQLGAETLLAEAKSRARAKGQQAYIHVVGLGLGVWRASHEQDAMFVDAWGDALKVMDTTDIAHVDFSWIGATTCLGVGDGEIFPGTQVVIHFSKRSLHDPVPSGTLLVVNYAWDGNSLPGNEYWIGKLASTGDGAAACSSGVAELHNVHINSNVCGTNLHVAGSFGIMHIGKYSEKYLSQGDLFQASKKLKC
- the LOC137629788 gene encoding uncharacterized protein isoform X2, translating into MAEEIWDPEVVRPYLEAASKASPPAEVTLEKFKEASYKFNIPFPVNTARISILIKQGKNQAKLTEHINSTHPVIHENCVPFLAAFLHFKKNHGTTVEKSLYQEMDLISFVDRLLCKRPVTFFAKNDQYLLRDRTRGSGGFEKIGTNEERPPLCLKDYLSYDEIKVSALVSVSSESSFINNGSRRNKGVPGNPGTFQEDGVIVGMVGARLKKVGFMEWQDCMVTGKQNRKELGYGSLDGPPRLQHIWSRLWGSPLPEWRSVTPGDEKFLEVDKNYLNIEVYKKRMQLGAETLLAEAKSRARAKGQQAYIHVVGLGLGVWRASHEQDAMFVDAWGDALKVMDTTDIAHVDFSWIGATTCLGVGDGEIFPGTQVVIHFSKRSLHDPVPSGTLLVVNYAWDGNSLPGNEYWIGKLASTGDGAAACSSGVAELHNVHINSNVCGTNLHVAGSFGIMHIGKYSEKYLSQGDLFQASKKLKC